One Nicotiana tomentosiformis chromosome 1, ASM39032v3, whole genome shotgun sequence genomic window, GTTTGCGAGGCATTTATCCTTATACTCATAcaagggtaatgagacaagcagGAAGAATACAGGTCacacctcgggtttccaacatggtccagtacaaggaaGATTTCAAAGGGAACATCATTCCTTTCAAGTTCGAGgcgcaacatatgtggaaccagaaGGTCATCGTGGAAAAAGagactatcgagccagacaggtaccatatcggtcatgtgtatttctatccatcatggttagtagatgatatagcgggagacgTCAAGCCAGGGGTCAATTTGGAAAATAGGATCATTGATGTTGCTGATGAGGCACATGTCAGGTATAGAAGGTTACGCAAAAGGGTCTTCGAGTCTGAATCTAGGCACCTGGAACAATACAAAGTGGACATGGAGGCAATTAATGAATGGAAGGAAATCGCCACTAAGTCCACCTAGaaattggaatatttggagctaGGTTtgatggagtttgagggaaagaCGAGGAAGAGGCTTTCATATTTTCAGAACTCGGATGGCAATGAAGGAGGGTATCTAGCGAAGGCTtaccaagcatggagaaggtccctcagGGACCAAATAGATTTagcaaatgatgttctttactattTTCTAGCTTAGTTTAGATTTCGATTATAATAAGGCTAAACGCCATTAGTAACTTCATTATTATAATCAATTTAGTAAAAGTTTGGCTCGttttcacattaatgaaatgacgcaatatTGGCaacaattttctccaagtctgtGTGTTGCTTAGGcttacctcgggcacaatgaggtccccaattaggacgcgaattatcgCATTATTTTACAGAacatgtttaaatactgcaagcattctttcaaatATCCCTTACTGACCTGGtttaccttttgctttttctttcttttgattattcccattcccgaaggttggtttgtgcatactggcatcatctgcatatcacactagatccagaagTCCTCCACCTCCTCTTCCACCAAGTGATCTTAAAGGCAGAAGCAAAGGGAAAGTAAAAATGGATGATTTGAGCGGTATCAGAAAAGACAATGCTACTATAGCAGAAAACGTTGAAACTTTAGATGGCCGAAGTACTCCAGCACAGAACAAATTGTTCTTACGCCTGGAACAAAAAATCCTGGAGCTACAaggagaacttgagcaggtccgaaacttggcaaatctttccctcaccctaaacatccctgatatcaaccaacaaaatCCAAATGCCCAAAACCCGGCACCACCCAAAAACACGCAAAACCAAAATCCACCGCCGAATCCTCCTGCACCACATCAATACAccacacctcctcagaaccacaaccctctACCAGTACttactcctcaacaacaccaccatcatctgactcaatacccgcaaaccaTCACTTATCACATTacccaaaatgcaccacaacatACGCCTGATCCCccaaactcaaccaatgaccacccttatgcccagattcccggagttcaccaaagcaatcccatatatgtggaaactttaccctacaccccacaacaaaccctatataTATTGGAATcaactgagaaggacctgctcatcaagaacatagcggaagaactcaagaagctcactaGCAGAGTTCAGAGCGTCGAAGGTGGTAAGGGCATTgaaggtttgaattatgaggacttgtgcattcaaccagatgtggaactgccagaaggttacaaacctcccaagtttgaaatgttggatggaactggtgatccgaaggtacaTCTAAGAACATATTGTGATAAACTTGTACGAGTGGGCAAAGATGAACGAATTTgtatgaagttgttcatgagaagcctcacagGAGATTCTTTGTCTTGGTACTTCAGTCAGAACCCGAAGAAGtaggttaattgggtgagcatagcgtcagatttcatggatagattcaggttcaacacagaaaataCACCAaatgttttctacattcaaaatctcaaaaagaaaccaacagaaactttccgcgagtatgctactcggtggagatctgaaactgcaaaggtaaggccagcgcttgaagaagaacaaatgaataagttcttcgtcagagcccAAGACCTGCAGTACTATGAAAGGCTGATGggtattgaaaaccataaattctcTGATATCATTAagctgggagaaagaatagaagaaggaattaagAGTGGAATGGTGACGAATTTCGAAGCATTAcaggccacaaataaagctttgcagtcaggaggtatatctaagaagaaagaagtgggtacTTTGATGGTGACCCAGGGTCCTAAGTCTCCTcaaacataccaaacacctccacccacataccagCCCTCAccccccagataccaacaacttgCCACCACCTACCATGCCTATAACACCCAACACGCATATTATCACTCACCACCACATACtcgccaaaattaccaaaaaccaagaccaaactttgaccgcagaccacccaTAGAATACCCTCCAATCGCTAAACCTATAGACCAACTGTATGAGAAACTGAAGGCTgttggttatgtcactcccattcccgccattgctatggaaaactcttcttAGTGGATTAACCCAAACAAGACATGTTCCTATCACTCAGGCATAAAGGGCCATACCATTAATGAGTGTCGCACTCTGAAGGACAAGATTCAGGCATTGATAGACACCAAGGTCATACAGGCAAAAGAAGTTGCACCCAATGTTCATAataatcctctcccggatcacagaggtgagggagtgaatgtgatagagatCGATGAGGAATGGGATCCagaagggtcaattggactcattcgggaGGGGGATGATcttaaaacatctccagtcaccctcACGCCCATTGTGATACAAACCCAAGCACCGCTTGAGGTCGAGATAACCGTACCAGCACCGTTTGAAGTTGAGGTAAccacacccttcactgtgatggtatcACCCATgccatcttacaagtctgatgtTATGCCataggattatgttgcggaagcgagaaggaaaggaaaagcaaaaatggaagaaacagctACATcacaaggcatgaccagaactggcAGGGTTTATACATAAGAGCACTCGGGAGGCACAAGCAAAGAAGCTGCATCTAAGCCGCATGTTGTTGAGACTGGTCCTGACGACCTTTGGAGAAAAGTACAAGCGAGAGAATACTCTGTGGTTGACCATTTGAACAAAACTCCCGCTCAGATATCTATCTTGTCACTGCTACAAAACTCTGAGACACACAGGatgccctgatgaaggtgttgagtgaagcctatgtacccaccaacatcactagtggggaAATGGCCAACATGGTCGGGCGGGTACTAGAAAGCCACAAAATCACCTTTCATGAAGGCGAGCTGCCACTAGAAGGACTAAGTCATAACAGGGCACTAcatatcacagtgcaatttgaggataaattcattgccaaggtcctgatagatgggggttcgagtctcaatATATGTCCACTGACCACTCTGAAGAGTTTGGGTAAAGGCATGCACGAGATACAAGCAGGAAGCTTGAATGTAAAGGCGTTTGATGGATCTCAAAGAACCAtaatcggagaaatcaacctcagcCTATAGATGGGCCCAACATGGTTTGATGTTAAGTTTCAAGtgctggatatatctgctacctacaacctattgttgggacaaccttggatacatgccgctggggtAGTGGCCTCTACTCTgcatcaggtcgtgaagtttgaaTGGAACCACCAGGAGGTGATCATCCACGAagacggaagtaatcccatttataccAATCAGACTGTTTTGTTCATCGAGAATATGAAGAAGTTAGgtagagaaacataccatcgcattgagcacgtcaacacaattgaaaaggacaaatattggagcaacaagatagaaagccTACTGCTATAGACATggtatgaacctggcaagggtctTGACAAGAATCTCTAAGGGATCAACAAACCGGTACAGCCGAAGCATCACGGTACAACTTTCGGTCTTGGGTACGAATATACTTGGCAAGAGTGCCAGGATTGGTCTCCACCATGGTGCGGTCCTTATTATCTGCTGGAataaccagtaccacatttgcacCAGACAATTTATCAAGCTGGCATGATATGGGAGTCTGAGGAAGATGAAGCCTTAGttgattgcagtgcgatagttgaggaggaggaggaggaagaccatACCATTCAGACCGTTAAaaaaggagttgttctcaagaattggactgctgcaccatcccgggcccgtcgagttcctgggtagcctggcaattagcatcaattattttaaagtaattttttgagcatctaagacattttcaatattttgttgtgaacgtattttgttttgaaataattgctcgggttatcgatgaacctacgactgtgacatataATGAGGCAATGcgacataaggatagtgattcagaggatctggaagacgacataatacctgaggaaattatcaaagaagtggaaaactttgaaaacaagcctaaatTTAATTTGGACGAGACTGAGACAGTTAACTTAGGAGACTCTAAAATGGTCAAGGAAACACgtataagcattcacctatcaccatcagagaaagaagagtatGTACGATTCCTAAAAGAGTATgcagatatctttgcatggtcctacgatgatatgactggtttgagcacgtccatagtgtcTCACAAGCAACCTAccgatcccatgtgtccaccagtAAAACAGAAGCTCAAAAAATTCAAGCCgaatatgagtttgaagataaaagaggaggtcaccaagcaaatcaaagccaaggttctcagagtggttgaatatctgacttggttggccaacattgtgccggttccgaagaaagatgggaaagtcagagtgtgTGTTGATTACTAAGATCTAAACAGGgcgagtcccaaagatgatttcacattgcccaatatacacatactgatcgacaactgtgccaagcatgaacgcCAGTCCTTTGTGGATTACTTTACGGGGTATCATCAGATCTgtatggatgaagaggatgccaaaaAGATAGCCTctatcacaccatggggaatataatgctataaaatgatgtcgtttggtttgaagaatgctggagccacttacatAAGAGCTACGACAACCATTTTctacgacatgatacacaaggaaatagaggtgtacgtggatgacgtcatcatcaaatccaaaagaagcacagatcatatagcagacttgaggaaattctttgatcggcttcgtaggtacaatctgaaactgaatcgtgcaaagtgtgccttcggagtccctgccagaaaattgctaggattcatcgtcagtcgtCGAGGGATTGAATTGGACCTGTCAAAGCTATATAGGACTTGCCaccgccaaagaataagaaagatgtgatgagcttcTTAGGGCGACTCAACTACATCAGttgtttcatagcacaatcaaccgtgatctatgagccgatcttcaaaatgctgaagaaagatgttgcaacaagctggactgaggaatgtcagaaagccttcgacaaaatcaaggattATTTGTCtaaaccacctgttctggtcccaccagaaccaggaagacctTTGCTACTTTATTTGTCCGTACTAGATGGAGCTTTTGGTTGCGTTCTGGGGATAACATGATGAGATTGGAAGAAAGGAGAAAGAAATATATTATCTGAGTAAGAAATTCACACCTTACGATGCCCGGTACTCTTTGCTGGAGCGCACCTGCTGCACTTTGACATGGATAACTCAAAAGTGGAGGTATTATTTATGTgcatacaccacatatctcatatcaaggatggatccgatgaaatacatcttccagaaacccatgcctacgggaaaATTAGCAAAATGGTAGATATTGCTAAGCAAATTCGACaacatctatgtaactcagaaggcagtcaaagggtAAGCGTTGGCAGATCATTTGGCAAAAAATCCTGTAGTCGGAAAATACGAATCGTTGAAAACGTATTCCCCTgatgaagaggtatcattcgtaggagaagatatcactgaaGCATATGATGATTGGAGAATGCTCTTCGACAGAGCTGCAAACTTCAAAAAAGTGGGTATCGGAGCTGTATTAGTATCAGAAACTggccaacactatccggtatctgcaaaactcaggtttccatgtaccaacactatggcagaatatgaggcttgcatcttgggactcaggttggacattgacatgaatgttcaggagttgctggtgaTTGGAGATTCCGATCATTTGGTGCAACAGgttttaggagaatgggctaccaaaaataccaaaatattacCATATATGTACTatgtacaagagctgatcaagaggtttacgaagatagagttcaaacatgttccgaggatccaaaatgagttcgcagatgcattggccactttatcttccatgatacaacacccaaacaagaatttcatcgaccctatcccaataggaattcataaacaaCTGGCTTAtcgtgctcatgttgaagaagaaagtgaCGGAAATCTgtggttccatgacatcaaagaatacttggaAAAGGGAGAGTACCCAGAGCACGCAACTCATACCCAGAAGTGCACACTCCGAAGGTTAGCCAACCATTTATTTCAAAGTGGAGGAATTTTGTACAGAAGGACTCTAGACCTAGGATTATTACGGTGTATtgatgccaaggaagcatccagatTGCTCGAGAAAATACATGTCGGAacctgcggaccacacatgaatggctttgtcgtagccaagaaaatactaagagtAGGATATTTCTGTATGaatatggaaacagactgcatcaagtatgtccagaagtgtcaccaatgccagatacatactgatatgatacaagtgccacccaatgaactcaatctAACAAGAAcaccctggcctttctccgcttggggcatggatgtcatcggtccaattgaacccgctgcttcaaatgggcataggttcattctagtggccatagactatttcacaaagtgggttgaagccacatcttacaaagctgtaactaagaaggtcgtcgCAGATTTTGTTCGGGATGGCATTGTTTGTCGATTCAGAGTACCAaagtcaatcatcaccgacatTGCTGCCAATCTCAATAGTTATTTAATGAAGGCCATGTGTAAAACTTTCatgatcaagcataagaattccacgaCATACATGCCGCAGATGAATGGAgctgtagaagccgccaacaaaacATTAAGAAAATACTAGGGAAAATGCTCGggtatcgtaccacggttcgcacaaCAACTGGGCAACCCCTTACCTGTTGGTCTACGGTACGGAAGCGGTTATCCCTgccgaagtagaaattccttctctaagaatcatacaagaagctgagctcagcgtcgcagaatgggtacagagccgatatgaacaactggctctcatcgatggaaaaagaatgaatgcggtatgtcacagtcaactctaccagaatagaatggcaagagctttcaacaaaaatgtTAGACCAAGACAATTCACAACGAGATAGTTAGTGCTAAAGcagatcttcccacatcaggactaagccaaggggaagttctcacccaactggcaaggtccctacatggtccatcgagtactaacaggaggagcactcatacttgcagaaatggacggagagatttggccaaaatctagcaactcagacgcagtcaagagatactatgtttaggattgtttacatttcttcatttgatgtaactgaactacgcttgacctgattcctgtTTAAAAGGGGATATGTAGGCATcactgtgggttcggtcacatcttaataaaatcttcattttccctACGATAAAAAACAAGGGCAAGATCGCAAGTTCAGCCAACTTCGTCATATGCGGAACAACCAAAAGTATTGTGAGATGTATGCATTTAAAAACTAAGGCAAGGAGGTCGTAATGTCTCTAAAATGTGTCACAGTCACCGGTTtatctaaattatttgatgttgcatactactatattttgcatattttttgaaaattttgtttctatgataGCCAGATGTcacccagggtaactcaaagaGGATCCCAAGACAGGAGAAAAGGCCGAGCAAGAAGATaaaagcacgaaccaaccttcccacCCACAAAACTCACTACCTTCATGACGACAAATTACCTAACGCAAAcacctccagctaagaaatactttacgtTCTCACTGCCTTCTCATCATTTGCTTGAGATTAAGCTCTACCTCCTTTCTTGTatgaggctaaacattgcctccctaattgcataaggctaagcactgcctttcctacgtgagactaagccttgtctcctcttcttgcatgaggctaagcatttcctccctaattgcataaggctaagcactgccttttctgcatgagactaagcgttgtctcctcttcttgcatgagactaagaattgcctccctaattgcataaagctaagcaccgcctttcctgcatgagactaagcaatgtctcctcttcttgcataagactaagcattgtctcctcttcttgcataaggctaagcactgcctttcctgcatgagactaagacttgtctcctcttattgcatgaggctaagcattgccttcctaattgcataaggctaagcattgcctttcctgcatgagactaagcattgtcttctctTATCACaggaggctaagcattgcctccctaatcgcataaggctaagcattgcctttcctccaTGAGACTaacattgtctcctcttctcatATAATGCTAAACATTACCTCCCCAATTGTGTAAGGCCAAGTATTGCCGTtccccgcatgagactaagcattggtCCC contains:
- the LOC138903237 gene encoding uncharacterized protein → MRHKDSDSEDLEDDIIPEEIIKEVENFENKPKFNLDETETVNLGDSKMVKETRISIHLSPSEKEEYVRFLKEYADIFAWSYDDMTGLSTSIVSHKQPTDPMCPPVKQKLKKFKPNMSLKIKEEVTKQIKAKVLRVVEYLTWLANIVPVPKKDGKVRVCVDY